A part of Desulfomicrobium apsheronum genomic DNA contains:
- a CDS encoding type II toxin-antitoxin system RelE/ParE family toxin yields MNRTHHVVWAAVARNDLKQIIDHIAQDSPDDALHILHKIRQRAAELKAMPDQGRIVPELKEQGIQTYRELIVAPWRIVYRVSDTTVFVLSVIDSRRNVEDILLDRLIK; encoded by the coding sequence ATGAACAGGACGCATCACGTCGTCTGGGCCGCCGTGGCCCGCAACGATCTCAAGCAGATCATCGACCATATCGCCCAGGACAGCCCAGACGATGCGCTGCACATTCTTCACAAGATCAGACAGCGGGCAGCGGAACTTAAAGCCATGCCGGATCAAGGCAGGATCGTTCCGGAATTGAAAGAACAGGGCATACAGACGTACCGCGAACTCATCGTCGCCCCGTGGAGAATCGTCTACAGGGTCTCGGACACAACGGTTTTTGTTTTGTCAGTCATCGATTCGAGGCGTAATGTCGAAGACATTCTGCTCGACAGACTCATCAAATAG
- a CDS encoding winged helix-turn-helix transcriptional regulator: MDENQPRPCKIKEISGKRYRCYFELTLAVIGGKWKPIILYHLSLAEAVRFGELRRGMADVTERMLTRQLRELEADGLVHREVYREVPPRVEYSLTDMGRSLIPLLLQMRAWGVDYEKFLGADVIFQ, translated from the coding sequence ATGGACGAAAACCAGCCTCGGCCCTGCAAGATCAAGGAAATCTCCGGCAAACGCTACCGCTGCTATTTCGAGCTGACCCTGGCGGTCATCGGCGGAAAATGGAAGCCCATCATCCTTTACCACCTGTCCCTGGCCGAGGCCGTGCGCTTCGGGGAGCTGCGCCGGGGCATGGCCGACGTGACCGAGCGTATGTTGACCCGGCAGCTGCGCGAATTGGAAGCCGACGGGCTGGTACACCGCGAAGTCTATCGCGAAGTGCCGCCCCGCGTCGAGTATTCCCTGACGGACATGGGCCGCAGCCTCATCCCGCTCTTGCTGCAGATGCGGGCCTGGGGCGTGGATTACGAGAAGTTTTTGGGTGCGGACGTGATTTTTCAGTAG
- a CDS encoding flavodoxin family protein encodes MYVVAVNGSPRKGGNTEILLNHALEPLKKAGWETELVQVGGQNIRGCQACYKCFVRKNGQCSMKKDVFNEIMEKLLRADALIFGSPTYFADVSAELKALMDRAGLVALANDRAFKGKIGAAVVAVRRGGATHVYDSINHMFLMNQMLIPGSVYWNMGYGRDKGEVEGDAEGLGNMKNLGQTIAWLGAAIKPHLDSFPALETVSE; translated from the coding sequence ATGTACGTAGTCGCAGTCAACGGCAGCCCGCGCAAGGGCGGCAACACGGAAATCCTCTTGAACCACGCCCTTGAACCCCTCAAAAAGGCGGGCTGGGAAACGGAACTGGTGCAGGTCGGCGGACAGAATATCCGGGGCTGTCAGGCCTGCTACAAGTGCTTCGTGCGCAAGAATGGGCAATGTTCCATGAAAAAGGACGTCTTCAACGAAATCATGGAAAAACTCCTGCGCGCCGACGCCCTCATCTTCGGCTCGCCGACCTATTTCGCCGATGTCTCCGCTGAACTCAAAGCCCTGATGGACCGCGCGGGCCTCGTCGCCCTGGCCAACGACCGCGCCTTCAAAGGCAAGATCGGGGCGGCCGTGGTGGCCGTGCGGCGCGGCGGCGCGACCCACGTCTATGACAGCATCAACCACATGTTCCTCATGAACCAGATGCTCATTCCCGGCTCGGTGTACTGGAACATGGGCTACGGCCGCGACAAGGGCGAGGTCGAGGGGGATGCCGAAGGGCTTGGCAACATGAAGAATCTGGGGCAGACCATCGCCTGGCTGGGAGCGGCCATCAAACCGCATCTGGACAGCTTTCCGGCCCTGGAAACCGTGAGCGAATAA
- a CDS encoding nitroreductase family protein encodes MIDFHIDKDKCIQCGECAADCPAGIIEMKEFPEITDEGRCYRCQHCYTVCPTGAVSILGLTAEDGAMEKELPSSVQMTDLIKWRRSVRRYKDENVPKALIDELVDTTCHAPTGVNAQGVVFTVVRDKAFMDTLRHETLDRLGALADAGKLPEGIISQYLGFAVKAWRTHGRDVIFRGAPHMLLTSTPPGVPCAVQDAHIALTTFELLASAHGLGTLWDGMFMMALAICPQLRETLRIPADHSIGYALLFGRPDVQYHRPVKRGPATVNILE; translated from the coding sequence ATGATCGACTTTCACATCGACAAGGACAAGTGCATCCAGTGCGGCGAATGCGCGGCCGACTGTCCGGCCGGCATCATCGAAATGAAGGAGTTCCCCGAGATTACCGACGAGGGGCGCTGCTACCGCTGCCAGCACTGCTACACCGTCTGCCCGACAGGGGCCGTGTCCATCCTGGGCCTGACGGCCGAGGACGGCGCGATGGAAAAAGAACTGCCCTCTTCTGTGCAGATGACCGACCTGATCAAATGGCGTCGCTCCGTGCGGCGCTACAAGGACGAAAACGTTCCCAAGGCCCTCATCGACGAACTCGTCGATACCACCTGCCACGCGCCGACCGGGGTCAACGCCCAGGGCGTCGTGTTCACCGTGGTCCGGGACAAGGCCTTCATGGACACCCTGCGCCACGAGACCCTGGACCGCCTCGGAGCTCTGGCCGATGCCGGAAAGCTGCCGGAAGGGATCATCTCCCAGTACCTGGGCTTCGCCGTGAAGGCATGGCGGACGCACGGCCGCGACGTCATCTTCCGGGGCGCTCCGCACATGCTGCTGACGAGCACCCCGCCCGGCGTGCCCTGCGCGGTGCAGGACGCGCACATCGCCCTGACCACCTTCGAACTCCTGGCCAGCGCCCATGGCCTCGGCACCCTCTGGGACGGCATGTTCATGATGGCTCTGGCCATTTGCCCGCAGCTTCGAGAAACCCTGCGCATCCCGGCCGATCATTCCATCGGCTACGCGCTGCTCTTCGGCAGGCCGGACGTGCAGTATCACCGCCCCGTCAAAAGGGGCCCGGCCACGGTCAATATCCTCGAATAA
- a CDS encoding DMT family transporter → MDTTGITLAILSALFMGTIGVFSRITELPAETITFFRLLLGAGFLAIFLLATRQAGTLRRWPTWPVIVNGALLAGFIIFYVQAMNLTSMANAIMLVYLAPVAASIFAHCFMRERLNLAGWILIGLAMLGFAAMMEFRLDFADGSNHAAGLGLAALAMLCYASFILMNRRIRPHVPVMTRAFYQLLVGALVMLPFFLHTRPEITPVNGLWLLATGLIPGFLAITFAVAALSRLPAATFGTLAYFEPLAVVFFGWSLFGENLSGLQLAGCATIMGTGCAKALIASRTGSS, encoded by the coding sequence ATGGACACCACCGGCATCACCCTGGCCATCCTCTCGGCCCTGTTCATGGGCACCATCGGCGTCTTCTCCAGAATCACCGAACTGCCCGCCGAAACCATCACCTTTTTCCGCCTCCTGCTCGGAGCCGGATTCCTGGCCATCTTCCTCCTGGCCACCCGCCAGGCCGGGACGCTCAGACGCTGGCCGACCTGGCCCGTGATCGTCAACGGGGCGCTCCTGGCCGGGTTCATCATCTTCTACGTGCAGGCCATGAACCTGACCTCCATGGCCAACGCCATCATGCTCGTCTATTTGGCCCCGGTCGCGGCATCGATCTTCGCGCATTGTTTCATGAGGGAGCGGCTCAATCTCGCAGGCTGGATTCTCATCGGCCTGGCTATGCTCGGCTTCGCGGCCATGATGGAATTCAGGCTCGATTTCGCGGACGGCTCGAACCATGCGGCGGGCCTGGGCCTGGCAGCCCTGGCCATGCTCTGCTACGCGAGCTTCATCCTCATGAACCGCCGCATCCGGCCCCACGTCCCGGTCATGACCCGCGCCTTTTATCAACTTCTGGTCGGGGCCCTGGTCATGCTGCCCTTCTTCCTGCACACCCGGCCCGAAATCACCCCAGTAAACGGACTCTGGCTCCTGGCCACGGGCCTGATCCCAGGCTTCCTGGCCATCACCTTCGCCGTGGCGGCCCTAAGCCGCCTGCCCGCCGCCACCTTTGGCACCCTGGCCTATTTCGAACCCCTGGCCGTGGTCTTCTTCGGCTGGTCCCTGTTCGGAGAAAACCTGTCCGGCCTGCAACTGGCAGGCTGCGCCACCATTATGGGCACCGGCTGCGCCAAGGCCCTGATCGCGAGCCGGACAGGCTCATCCTGA
- a CDS encoding CGGC domain-containing protein has translation MSKIGLIRCEKNEAKCPLTSCFKALSSAAEGFAGCEEPEIAGVFTCRCPGENVADMARILKSKGAERVHFCTCLFSRKEKDGWALGDGFCEDVDRLVHQAADAAGIPCVKGTAHLPHGYVPEVIE, from the coding sequence ATGTCCAAAATAGGCCTCATCCGTTGCGAAAAAAATGAAGCAAAATGCCCTCTGACCTCCTGTTTCAAGGCGCTCTCCTCCGCTGCGGAAGGCTTTGCGGGCTGCGAGGAGCCGGAAATCGCGGGCGTTTTCACCTGTCGATGTCCGGGAGAAAACGTGGCAGACATGGCCAGGATACTCAAAAGCAAGGGCGCTGAACGCGTCCACTTCTGCACCTGCCTGTTCTCGCGCAAGGAGAAGGATGGCTGGGCGCTGGGAGACGGCTTTTGCGAGGATGTGGACCGGCTCGTCCACCAGGCCGCCGATGCGGCTGGAATCCCCTGCGTCAAGGGCACTGCGCACCTGCCGCATGGATATGTTCCGGAAGTGATCGAATAA